A genomic stretch from Telopea speciosissima isolate NSW1024214 ecotype Mountain lineage chromosome 7, Tspe_v1, whole genome shotgun sequence includes:
- the LOC122666803 gene encoding LRR receptor-like serine/threonine-protein kinase ERL1: MEGMKNTSKHLFVSVIFLLVMLYIIPLGTFAILDPLDFLALQTIRKSLDDMPGSNFFSSWDFTSDPCNFAGVFCEADKVIALNLGDTRAGSPGLSGRIDPAIGKFSALAELSIVPGRIMGSLPQNLTQLKNLRFLAISKNFISGEIPAALAELRSLQTLDLSYNQLSGWIPPSIGEIPSLSNVILGHNHLTGSVSSFTSQTLTRLDLKHNNLTGAISPSSLPPSLQYLSLSDNRLSGPVDRLLGRLNQLNYLDLSLNRFTGSIPAILFTFPITNLQLQRNFFAGPVRPLDQVTITAVDLSYNRFSGEVSPLLSTVQNLYLNNNRFTGQVPGSFVDRLLSAGIQILYLQHNYLTGIKINPTSEIPLSSSLCLQYNCMVPPVLTTCPLKAGDQKTRPTTQCAEWRG, from the coding sequence ATGGAGGGGATGAAGAACACTAGCAAGCATCTTTTTGtctctgtaatttttttgttaGTTATGTTATACATTATTCCACTGGGCACATTCGCCATTTTAGACCCTCTGGATTTCCTGGCTTTGCAAACTATTCGTAAATCTCTGGATGACATGCCTGGTTCGAATTTCTTTTCCTCATGGGACTTCACCTCGGACCCCTGCAATTTCGCCGGTGTATTCTGCGAAGCGGACAAGGTAATCGCTTTGAACCTGGGAGATACCAGAGCTGGTTCTCCTGGTCTCAGCGGCCGAATCGACCCTGCAATCGGCAAGTTCTCAGCTCTCGCGGAGCTCTCCATTGTTCCTGGCAGAATCATGGGTTCTCTTCCACAAAATTTAACTCAGCTGAAGAACCTTCGGTTCCTCGCCATAAGCAAGAACTTCATTTCAGGCGAGATACCCGCTGCTCTCGCCGAACTCCGGAGCCTTCAAACCCTTGATCTTAGCTACAATCAACTCAGCGGCTGGATTCCACCGTCCATCGGAGAAATCCCTTCGCTGTCCAATGTAATTCTTGGTCACAACCACCTCACTGGTTCAGTCTCTTCCTTCacttcccaaaccctaacccgtCTCGATCTCAAGCACAACAACCTCACCGGTGCCATCTCACCTTCCTCTCTCCCACCGTCGCTTCAGTACCTCTCTCTTTCCGACAACCGGCTGAGTGGACCGGTAGACCGGCTATTGGGCCGACTCAACCAGTTAAATTACCTCGATCTTAGCTTGAACCGGTTTACTGGCAGCATTCCGGCCATTTTATTCACATTCCCGATCACGAACCTGCAGTTGCAGAGGAACTTCTTCGCCGGGCCGGTTAGACCACTGGATCAGGTTACAATCACGGCAGTCGATCTGAGCTACAACAGATTTTCCGGCGAGGTATCGCCATTGTTGTCGACGGTGCAGAACTTGTATCTGAACAATAACAGATTCACGGGACAGGTTCCCGGCAGCTTCGTAGATCGGTTGTTGTCCGCTGGGATACAGATATTATACCTACAGCATAACTACCTGACCGGAATCAAAATCAATCCGACGTCGGAGATTCCATTGAGCAGCTCTTTGTGTTTGCAGTATAACTGTATGGTGCCGCCGGTGCTGACCACTTGTCCTCTTAAGGCAGGTGACCAGAAGACGCGGCCGACGACTCAGTGTGCCGAGTGGAGGGGATAA